From a region of the uncultured Draconibacterium sp. genome:
- a CDS encoding LacI family DNA-binding transcriptional regulator, whose product MAHKPEITIHDIAKKLEISASTVSRALKDNPLISEATREKIKKAAIEMGYRPNVMAANLRTRRTNTIGVIVPLINRHFFSSVISGIEDVAYKKGFAVTISQSNDNLEKESTIAHSLFSSRVDGLILSIGMETQSYDHLKLFSERNIPLVFFDRIVEEIPAHKIVIDDFGGAYRATQHLIEQGRKKVAHIGGPLNLQIYAKREAGYRQAISDAGLQINENQILHNSLTREDGLNAIKKILRTKERPDAIFCANDTTALSTIIHLNERGIKVPEDIAIVGFSNEPFSELVTPSISTIKQPGFEMGQKAAELLIKQISSKVKPKNYQTIMMETELIVRDSSKLK is encoded by the coding sequence ATGGCGCACAAACCGGAAATAACAATTCACGATATAGCCAAAAAACTGGAAATTTCGGCATCCACTGTTTCGCGAGCTTTAAAAGACAATCCACTGATTAGCGAGGCAACAAGGGAAAAGATAAAAAAAGCAGCAATAGAAATGGGTTACCGGCCTAATGTTATGGCGGCTAATTTGCGCACCCGGCGCACCAATACCATTGGAGTTATTGTTCCACTAATCAACCGCCATTTCTTTTCATCGGTTATTTCAGGAATTGAAGATGTGGCCTACAAGAAGGGATTTGCCGTTACGATTTCACAATCAAACGATAACCTGGAAAAGGAAAGTACCATTGCGCACAGTCTTTTTTCGAGCCGTGTTGATGGATTGATCTTATCGATTGGTATGGAGACGCAGTCGTACGATCACCTCAAACTTTTCTCGGAAAGAAATATTCCGCTGGTATTTTTCGACCGGATTGTTGAAGAAATTCCGGCACACAAAATTGTTATCGACGATTTTGGTGGCGCTTACAGGGCAACACAGCACCTTATTGAGCAGGGCCGAAAAAAAGTAGCTCATATAGGCGGACCACTTAACCTGCAAATCTATGCGAAACGCGAAGCCGGTTACCGACAAGCAATTAGCGATGCCGGACTACAGATTAACGAGAACCAGATATTACATAACAGCCTTACCCGCGAAGATGGACTAAATGCCATTAAAAAGATTCTGAGAACAAAAGAAAGGCCCGATGCCATTTTTTGCGCCAACGACACAACTGCATTGAGTACCATCATTCATTTAAATGAAAGGGGCATTAAAGTGCCTGAAGATATTGCGATTGTAGGTTTTAGTAACGAGCCGTTTAGCGAACTGGTAACGCCTTCAATATCTACAATAAAACAGCCCGGATTTGAAATGGGACAAAAAGCAGCCGAGTTGTTAATTAAACAAATTAGCAGCAAAGTAAAACCCAAAAACTACCAAACCATAATGATGGAAACAGAACTGATTGTCCGAGATTCATCTAAATTGAAATAA
- a CDS encoding T9SS type A sorting domain-containing protein, whose translation MKVRANIWKPGVILFLFIISFFRGHGAPNLTSKEDGLNLPPVAQNDTFIIAAQYNLIFYGDVLINDYDPNGDKIEIKFAASPKEALLTMEKDGHFRLEVSEKYEGNISFNYYIKELTKNEYSSEASVFIQIIENTDLDDIPNYADLDNDNDGLPDYLDGVGLDTDNDGIPNNLDIDSDNDGITDNVEWQQEHSYIAPLNIDANQNGWDDAYDPEMGGRSYNPVDTDRDGKPDMSDTDSDNDGSTDLVESFDSRDDGKAGIQLLYSDMDNDGLDDVFDLVIKGSSWQNSIASSCSPGDLNHNGIRDWRDNTSHLSSQSAYIFPNPVSGSFQFFQPEQQFDQQLTVNIYNTKGQLNKVYTTTYSNDRIPVQDLTNGTYIITVSSDTFQHSQQILIQH comes from the coding sequence TTGAAAGTACGAGCCAATATATGGAAACCGGGCGTGATCCTTTTCTTATTTATTATTAGCTTTTTTAGAGGACATGGAGCACCGAATCTAACCAGCAAAGAAGATGGTTTGAACCTACCTCCTGTGGCTCAAAACGATACCTTTATCATTGCTGCCCAGTACAATCTGATATTCTACGGCGATGTACTGATTAACGATTATGATCCTAACGGAGACAAAATCGAGATCAAATTTGCTGCTTCTCCAAAAGAGGCTCTGCTTACAATGGAAAAAGACGGGCATTTCAGGTTAGAGGTATCTGAAAAATATGAAGGCAACATCAGTTTCAACTATTACATCAAAGAACTTACCAAAAACGAATACAGTTCAGAGGCCAGTGTATTTATTCAAATAATAGAAAACACTGACCTGGATGACATTCCTAATTATGCCGATCTGGATAACGATAACGACGGCCTCCCCGACTATTTGGATGGAGTTGGGTTGGACACCGACAATGACGGGATTCCGAACAATTTAGATATCGATAGCGACAACGATGGTATTACCGACAACGTTGAATGGCAGCAGGAACATAGCTACATTGCGCCATTAAATATTGATGCCAACCAAAACGGATGGGACGACGCTTACGACCCGGAAATGGGCGGCAGGAGTTATAATCCGGTGGACACCGACCGTGATGGAAAACCCGATATGTCAGATACTGATTCGGATAATGACGGAAGTACTGATTTAGTAGAATCATTCGATTCAAGAGACGATGGCAAAGCTGGGATTCAGCTCCTCTATTCGGATATGGATAATGATGGACTTGACGATGTTTTTGACCTCGTGATCAAAGGCTCGAGCTGGCAAAACTCAATAGCCAGCAGCTGTTCTCCGGGAGATTTGAACCATAATGGCATTCGCGATTGGCGCGATAATACCAGCCATCTCTCTTCCCAATCGGCTTATATTTTCCCTAATCCGGTGTCTGGATCGTTCCAATTTTTCCAGCCCGAACAACAATTTGATCAGCAGTTAACTGTAAACATCTATAACACAAAAGGTCAGCTTAACAAGGTTTATACAACCACCTACAGCAACGATCGCATTCCCGTTCAGGACCTGACGAACGGAACCTACATTATAACCGTTAGCTCAGACACATTTCAGCATTCGCAACAGATTTTAATTCAACACTGA